Proteins encoded by one window of Streptomyces sp. NBC_01571:
- the rbsD gene encoding D-ribose pyranase, with protein sequence MKRAGILNRHLAGALAELGHGHGVLVCDAGMPIPEGPRVVDLAFRAGVPSFAEVLDGLLAELVVEGAVAAREVHGANPAASALLTGRFPTLELVPHEELKALSAGARLIVRTGEARPYANVLLRCGVFF encoded by the coding sequence GTGAAGAGAGCCGGAATTCTGAACCGCCACCTGGCGGGCGCCCTGGCCGAACTGGGCCATGGGCACGGGGTGCTGGTGTGCGACGCCGGCATGCCGATACCGGAGGGGCCGCGCGTCGTGGACCTGGCCTTCCGGGCCGGGGTGCCGTCGTTCGCCGAGGTGCTCGACGGGCTGCTCGCGGAGCTGGTGGTGGAGGGCGCCGTCGCCGCGCGCGAGGTCCACGGGGCGAACCCGGCGGCCTCCGCGCTGCTGACCGGCCGCTTCCCCACGCTGGAACTGGTCCCGCACGAGGAGCTGAAGGCGCTGTCGGCGGGCGCTCGGCTGATCGTCCGCACGGGGGAGGCACGGCCGTACGCCAACGTGCTGCTGCGGTGCGGGGTGTTCTTCTAG
- a CDS encoding sugar ABC transporter ATP-binding protein, protein MSNQDELLRIEGIRKTFPGVVALDSVDFDLRRGEVHVLLGENGAGKSTLIKMLSGAYQPDSGRVLVDGEEVRIHGAQDSERLGIATIYQEFNLVPDLTVAENIFLGRQPRRYGLIDRRTMEAEAAALLERVGVNVSPRARVRELGIARLQMVEIAKALSLDARVLIMDEPTAVLTSEEVEKLFAIVRQLREDGVGIVFITHHLEEIAALGDRVTVIRDGKSVGQVPATTPEDELVRLMVGRSIEQQYPRERPEAGTATEGAAGTALLTVEGLTRDGVFHDVSFEVRAGEVVGIAGLVGAGRTEVVRAVFGADPYDKGAVKVAGAELRRHDVNAAMRAGIGLVPEDRKGQGLLLDASVEENLGLVTMRGATHGGLVDLRGQRVAAARIAEQLGVRMAGLGQHVRTLSGGNQQKVVIGKWLLADTKVLILDEPTRGIDVGAKVEIYQLVNELTAAGAAVLMISSDLPEVLGMSDRVLVMAQGRIAGELSAAEATQDSVMALAVSTPTTNNSETAVEGSRGH, encoded by the coding sequence GTGAGCAACCAGGACGAGTTGCTGCGCATCGAGGGCATTCGCAAGACCTTCCCCGGCGTGGTCGCGCTGGACAGCGTGGACTTCGATCTGCGCCGCGGCGAGGTGCACGTGCTGCTCGGCGAGAACGGCGCCGGCAAGAGCACGCTGATCAAGATGCTCTCCGGCGCCTACCAGCCCGACTCCGGGCGCGTCCTCGTGGACGGCGAGGAGGTGCGCATCCACGGGGCGCAGGACTCCGAGCGCCTCGGGATCGCGACCATCTACCAGGAGTTCAACCTCGTTCCCGATCTGACGGTCGCCGAGAACATCTTCCTGGGACGGCAGCCGCGCCGGTACGGGCTGATCGACCGCAGGACGATGGAGGCCGAGGCCGCCGCGCTGCTCGAACGGGTCGGCGTGAACGTGTCGCCGCGCGCGCGGGTGCGCGAACTCGGTATCGCGCGCCTCCAGATGGTCGAGATCGCGAAGGCGCTGAGTCTGGACGCACGCGTCCTGATCATGGACGAGCCGACCGCGGTGCTCACCTCCGAAGAGGTCGAGAAACTCTTCGCCATCGTGCGCCAGCTGCGCGAGGACGGCGTCGGCATCGTCTTCATCACGCACCACCTGGAGGAGATCGCGGCCCTGGGAGACCGGGTCACGGTCATCCGCGACGGCAAGAGCGTCGGCCAGGTGCCCGCGACCACGCCCGAGGACGAACTGGTCCGCCTGATGGTGGGCCGTTCGATCGAACAGCAGTATCCGCGTGAGCGCCCCGAAGCCGGGACCGCCACGGAAGGCGCCGCCGGAACCGCGTTGCTGACCGTCGAGGGGCTGACCCGGGACGGTGTCTTCCACGACGTGAGCTTCGAGGTGCGGGCCGGTGAGGTCGTCGGCATCGCGGGGCTCGTGGGTGCCGGACGTACGGAGGTCGTCCGCGCGGTCTTCGGCGCCGACCCCTACGACAAGGGCGCCGTGAAGGTCGCCGGAGCCGAGCTGCGCCGGCACGACGTGAACGCGGCGATGCGGGCCGGCATCGGGCTCGTCCCCGAGGACCGCAAGGGCCAGGGACTCCTCCTCGACGCCTCCGTCGAGGAGAACCTCGGCCTGGTCACCATGCGGGGCGCCACCCACGGCGGACTCGTCGATCTCAGGGGTCAGCGGGTGGCCGCCGCGCGGATCGCCGAGCAGCTCGGCGTCCGGATGGCCGGCCTCGGCCAGCACGTGCGCACCCTGTCCGGTGGCAACCAGCAGAAGGTCGTCATCGGCAAGTGGCTGCTGGCCGACACCAAGGTGCTGATCCTCGACGAGCCGACCCGCGGCATCGACGTCGGCGCCAAGGTCGAGATCTACCAGCTCGTCAACGAACTGACGGCCGCGGGCGCGGCCGTCCTGATGATCTCCAGCGATCTGCCCGAGGTGCTCGGCATGAGCGATCGGGTGCTGGTGATGGCCCAGGGCCGGATCGCGGGCGAGCTGTCCGCGGCCGAAGCCACGCAGGACTCCGTGATGGCACTCGCCGTCAGCACACCGACCACCAACAACTCCGAAACCGCTGTGGAGGGCTCCCGTGGCCACTGA
- a CDS encoding LacI family DNA-binding transcriptional regulator, whose amino-acid sequence MASIKDVAAEAGVSVATVSRVLNDHPSVSPDARTRVLTAVANLGYRPNAVARSLRTDQTRTLGLVISDVLNPYFTELARSVEEEARALGYSVIIGNADERPEIEDHHVRTLLDRRIDGLLVSPTDGGSPGMLDAARAGTPMVFVDRWIAGVDVPVVRADGRTAVRDLVAHLHGLGHRRLAIIAGPAATTTGSERVEAFRDALAAHGIALPDAYIGQGDFQAESGRRATERFLDLAEPPEVVFAADNLMALGALDAVRARGLRVPEDIALAAFDDIPWFVHTDPPITAIAQPTGELGRAAVRALVDRIEGRPPQSVTLPARLVVRRSCGEPPPVRTTPVQPPPAQPTPPETTPAQQSPVQRSQS is encoded by the coding sequence ATGGCGAGCATCAAGGATGTCGCCGCGGAGGCGGGTGTGTCCGTCGCCACGGTCTCCCGTGTGCTGAACGACCACCCGTCGGTCAGCCCGGACGCACGCACCCGAGTGCTGACGGCCGTGGCGAACCTGGGCTACCGCCCGAACGCCGTCGCCCGTTCGCTGCGCACCGACCAGACGCGCACCCTGGGCCTGGTCATCAGCGACGTGCTCAACCCGTACTTCACCGAACTGGCCCGCTCCGTCGAGGAGGAGGCCCGCGCCCTCGGCTACAGCGTGATCATCGGCAACGCCGACGAGCGGCCCGAGATCGAGGACCACCACGTACGGACCCTGCTGGACCGGCGCATCGACGGTCTGCTGGTCTCCCCCACCGACGGCGGCTCCCCCGGGATGCTCGACGCGGCGCGCGCCGGTACCCCGATGGTCTTCGTGGACCGCTGGATCGCCGGCGTGGACGTACCCGTCGTACGGGCGGACGGACGCACGGCCGTACGTGACCTCGTGGCCCATCTGCACGGTCTCGGGCACCGCCGGCTCGCCATCATCGCGGGCCCGGCGGCGACCACCACCGGCAGTGAGCGCGTGGAGGCGTTCCGGGACGCGCTCGCCGCCCACGGCATCGCCCTGCCGGACGCCTACATCGGACAGGGCGACTTCCAGGCCGAGAGCGGGCGCCGCGCCACCGAACGGTTCCTGGACCTGGCCGAACCTCCCGAGGTCGTCTTCGCCGCCGACAACCTGATGGCGCTCGGCGCGCTGGACGCCGTCCGGGCACGTGGGCTGCGGGTGCCCGAGGACATCGCGCTCGCCGCCTTCGACGACATCCCGTGGTTCGTGCACACCGACCCCCCGATCACCGCGATCGCCCAGCCGACCGGCGAGCTGGGACGGGCCGCCGTACGCGCGCTCGTCGACCGGATCGAGGGGCGCCCCCCGCAGTCCGTCACCCTCCCCGCCCGTCTCGTCGTCCGCCGCTCGTGCGGCGAGCCGCCCCCGGTGCGGACGACGCCCGTACAACCGCCCCCCGCACAACCGACCCCACCAGAGACGACCCCCGCACAGCAGTCCCCCGTACAAAGGAGCCAGTCGTGA
- a CDS encoding ATP-dependent RecD-like DNA helicase: MSKQEGTGARQQAVLEGVLERITYANEESGYTVARVDTGRGAGDLLTVVGALLGAQVGESLRMEGRWGSHPQYGKQFTVENYTTVLPATVQGIRRYLGSGLVKGIGPVFADRITQHFGLDTLRIIEEEPKRLIEVPGLGPKRTKKIADAWEEQKAIKEVMLFLQSVEVSTSIAVRIYKKYGDASISVVRNQPYRLAADVWGIGFLTADRIARSVGIPHDSPERVKAGLQYALSQSTDQGHCYLPEERLIADAVKLLQVDTGLVIECLAELAAPPEDDADPGVVREKVPGPDGGEPVTAVYLVPFHRAELSLSAQLLRLLRTDQDRMPAFRDVAWDKALTWLKGRTGAELAPEQEEAVRLALTRKVAVLTGGPGCGKSFTVRSIVELARARRAKVVLAAPTGRAAKRLAELTGAEASTVHRLLELKPGGDAAYDKDRPLDADLVVVDEASMLDLLLANKLAKAVPPGAHLLFVGDVDQLPSVGAGEVLRDLLAEGGPVPSVRLTRIFRQAQQSGVVTNAHRINSGQHPVTDGLKDFFLFVEDDTEETGRLTVDVVARRIPAKFGLDPRRDVQVLAPMHRGPAGAGTLNGLLQQAITPARPELAEKRFGGRVFRVGDKVTQIRNNYEKGENGVFNGTVGVVTSLDPVEQRLTVLTDEDEEVPYDFDELDELAHAYAVTIHRSQGSEYPAVVIPVTTGAWMMLQRNLLYTAVTRAKKLVVLVGSRKAIGQAVRTVSAGRRGTALAFRLAGRPLSHVPAPEPAHRP, translated from the coding sequence ATGTCCAAGCAGGAGGGGACCGGGGCGCGGCAGCAGGCCGTCCTCGAAGGCGTACTGGAGCGGATCACGTACGCGAACGAGGAGAGCGGCTACACGGTCGCGCGCGTGGACACCGGCCGTGGCGCGGGAGATCTGCTGACCGTCGTCGGCGCGCTGCTCGGCGCGCAGGTCGGCGAGTCCCTCCGGATGGAGGGCCGCTGGGGCTCCCACCCGCAGTACGGCAAGCAGTTCACGGTGGAGAACTACACGACGGTCCTCCCGGCCACCGTCCAGGGCATCCGCCGCTACCTCGGCTCCGGCCTGGTCAAGGGCATCGGCCCGGTCTTCGCCGACCGCATCACCCAGCACTTCGGACTGGACACGCTCCGGATCATCGAGGAGGAGCCGAAGCGGCTCATCGAGGTCCCCGGCCTCGGACCCAAGCGGACGAAGAAGATCGCCGACGCCTGGGAGGAGCAGAAGGCCATCAAGGAGGTCATGCTCTTCCTCCAGAGCGTCGAGGTGTCGACGTCGATCGCGGTCCGCATCTACAAGAAGTACGGCGACGCGTCGATCTCGGTGGTCAGGAACCAGCCCTACCGCCTGGCCGCCGACGTCTGGGGCATCGGCTTCCTCACCGCCGACAGGATCGCCCGGTCCGTCGGCATCCCGCACGACAGCCCCGAGCGCGTCAAGGCGGGCCTCCAGTACGCCCTTTCGCAATCCACCGACCAGGGGCACTGCTATCTCCCGGAGGAGCGGCTGATCGCGGACGCGGTGAAGCTCCTCCAGGTGGACACGGGCCTGGTCATCGAGTGCCTGGCCGAACTCGCGGCACCCCCGGAGGACGACGCGGACCCCGGCGTCGTGCGCGAGAAGGTGCCCGGTCCCGACGGTGGCGAGCCGGTGACGGCGGTCTATCTGGTGCCCTTCCACCGCGCCGAACTCTCCCTCTCCGCCCAGCTGTTGCGGCTGCTGCGCACCGACCAGGACCGGATGCCCGCGTTCCGGGACGTGGCCTGGGACAAGGCGCTGACCTGGCTCAAGGGGCGTACGGGGGCGGAGTTGGCGCCCGAGCAGGAGGAGGCCGTACGGCTGGCGCTGACCAGGAAGGTCGCCGTGCTCACCGGAGGCCCCGGCTGCGGCAAGTCGTTCACGGTCCGCTCGATCGTCGAACTGGCGCGCGCCAGGCGGGCGAAGGTGGTCCTCGCCGCGCCCACGGGCCGCGCGGCCAAGCGGCTCGCCGAGCTGACGGGCGCCGAGGCCTCGACGGTGCACCGGCTGCTGGAGCTGAAGCCCGGCGGGGACGCGGCGTACGACAAGGACCGGCCGCTGGACGCCGACCTGGTGGTCGTGGACGAGGCCTCCATGCTCGACCTGCTGCTCGCCAACAAGCTGGCCAAGGCGGTGCCGCCGGGCGCCCACCTCCTGTTCGTGGGAGACGTGGACCAACTCCCCAGCGTGGGCGCGGGCGAGGTCCTGCGGGACCTGCTCGCCGAGGGCGGCCCCGTCCCGTCGGTCCGTCTGACCCGGATCTTCCGCCAGGCCCAGCAGTCCGGGGTGGTGACGAACGCGCACCGGATCAACTCCGGGCAACACCCGGTCACCGACGGCCTGAAGGACTTCTTCCTCTTCGTCGAGGACGACACCGAGGAGACCGGACGGCTCACGGTGGACGTGGTGGCGCGGCGGATTCCGGCCAAGTTCGGGCTGGACCCGCGCCGGGACGTGCAGGTGCTGGCACCGATGCACCGGGGGCCGGCCGGCGCGGGCACCCTCAACGGCCTGCTCCAGCAGGCGATCACGCCCGCGCGTCCCGAGCTCGCCGAGAAGCGCTTCGGGGGCCGGGTCTTCCGCGTCGGCGACAAGGTCACCCAGATCCGCAACAACTACGAGAAGGGCGAGAACGGTGTCTTCAACGGCACCGTGGGCGTCGTGACCTCGCTCGACCCGGTGGAACAGCGTCTGACGGTGCTGACGGACGAGGACGAGGAGGTCCCGTACGACTTCGACGAACTGGACGAGCTGGCCCACGCGTACGCGGTGACGATCCACCGTTCCCAGGGCAGCGAGTACCCCGCGGTGGTGATCCCGGTCACCACGGGGGCCTGGATGATGCTCCAGCGCAACCTCCTCTACACGGCGGTGACCCGGGCCAAGAAGCTGGTCGTCCTCGTCGGCTCCCGGAAGGCGATCGGCCAGGCCGTGCGCACGGTGTCGGCCGGCAGACGCGGTACGGCGCTGGCCTTCCGTCTCGCGGGCCGCCCCCTGTCCCACGTGCCCGCTCCGGAACCGGCCCACCGGCCCTGA
- a CDS encoding substrate-binding domain-containing protein — translation MATDTLKSTSGASGASAVRRLLLDNGALTALIALVIAMAALSGDFLTTDNLLNIGVQAAVTAILAFGSTFVIVAAGIDLSVGSVAALSATVLAWLATSQGVPVWIAVIVSIAAGIAVGLINGVMIAYGKLPPFIATLAMLSVGRGLSLVISQGSPIAFPSSVSHLGDTLGGWLPVPVLVMVAMGLITAVILGRTYIGRSMYAIGGNEEAARLSGLRVKKQKLAIYALSGLFAAAAGIVLASRLSSAQPQAAQGYELDAIAAVVIGGASLAGGTGKASGTLIGALILAVLRNGLNLLSVSAFWQQVVIGVVIALAVLLDTVRRKAGATPAPAGAGTPGNRGKQAATYIIAAVVAAAIVGAMSFVHGGSSSPATKKVGLSLSTLNNPFFVQIKAGAQQEAKKLGVRLTVTDAQNDASQQANQLQNFTSSGLGSIIVNPVDSDAAGPAVRSANKAGIPVIGVDRGVNKANTAALVASDNIAGGKLGAKALAEKLGGKGKIVILQGLAGTSASRERGAGFAEGLKAYPGIKVVARQPADFDRTKGLDVMTNLLQAHPDVQGVFAENDEMALGALKALGSKAGKSVSVIGFDGTPDGLKAVKNGTLYASVAQQPTELGRIAVENALKSAEGKKVEKTVMVPVKVVTAQNVAGFTG, via the coding sequence GTGGCCACTGACACGCTCAAGAGCACATCGGGCGCGAGTGGCGCCTCGGCGGTCCGCCGCCTCCTGCTCGACAACGGAGCGCTCACCGCGCTCATCGCCCTCGTCATCGCGATGGCGGCGCTGTCCGGCGACTTCCTGACGACGGACAACCTGCTCAACATAGGCGTCCAGGCAGCCGTGACCGCCATCCTCGCCTTCGGCTCGACCTTCGTGATCGTCGCCGCCGGCATCGACCTGTCGGTCGGCTCGGTCGCCGCGCTCTCGGCGACCGTCCTCGCCTGGCTGGCGACCTCGCAGGGTGTCCCGGTCTGGATCGCGGTGATCGTCTCGATCGCCGCCGGCATCGCCGTCGGACTGATCAACGGCGTGATGATCGCGTACGGGAAACTGCCGCCGTTCATCGCGACGCTCGCCATGCTCTCGGTGGGCCGCGGCCTGTCCCTGGTGATCTCGCAGGGCAGCCCGATCGCCTTCCCCTCCTCGGTCTCGCACCTCGGTGACACCCTCGGCGGCTGGCTGCCCGTCCCGGTCCTCGTCATGGTCGCCATGGGCCTGATCACGGCCGTGATCCTCGGCCGTACGTACATCGGCCGCTCCATGTACGCCATCGGCGGCAACGAGGAGGCGGCCCGCCTCTCCGGCCTCCGGGTGAAGAAGCAGAAGCTCGCGATCTACGCCCTGTCGGGTCTGTTCGCGGCCGCCGCGGGCATCGTGCTCGCCTCCCGGCTCTCCTCCGCGCAGCCGCAGGCCGCGCAGGGCTACGAGCTGGACGCGATCGCCGCGGTCGTCATCGGCGGTGCCTCGCTCGCGGGCGGCACCGGCAAGGCGTCCGGCACGCTGATCGGCGCGCTGATCCTCGCGGTGCTGCGCAACGGCCTCAACCTGCTGTCCGTGTCCGCCTTCTGGCAGCAGGTCGTCATCGGTGTCGTGATCGCGCTCGCGGTGCTGCTCGACACGGTGCGGCGCAAGGCCGGGGCGACCCCGGCGCCCGCGGGGGCCGGTACACCGGGCAACCGGGGCAAGCAGGCGGCGACATACATCATCGCGGCCGTGGTCGCGGCGGCGATCGTCGGTGCGATGTCCTTCGTGCACGGCGGTTCCTCCTCGCCGGCGACGAAGAAGGTGGGCCTGTCGCTCTCCACCCTGAACAACCCCTTCTTCGTCCAGATCAAGGCGGGCGCGCAGCAGGAGGCGAAGAAGCTCGGTGTGCGCCTGACGGTCACCGACGCGCAGAACGACGCTTCCCAGCAGGCCAACCAGCTGCAGAACTTCACCAGTTCGGGCCTCGGTTCGATCATCGTCAACCCGGTGGACTCGGACGCGGCGGGCCCGGCGGTCCGCTCGGCGAACAAGGCCGGCATCCCCGTCATCGGTGTCGACCGGGGGGTGAACAAGGCGAACACGGCCGCGCTCGTCGCCTCCGACAACATCGCGGGCGGCAAGCTGGGCGCCAAGGCGCTGGCCGAGAAGCTGGGCGGCAAGGGCAAGATCGTGATCCTGCAGGGTCTGGCGGGCACGTCCGCGAGCCGTGAGCGGGGCGCGGGCTTCGCCGAGGGCCTGAAGGCCTACCCCGGCATCAAGGTCGTCGCCCGGCAGCCCGCGGACTTCGACCGCACCAAGGGCCTCGACGTGATGACGAACCTGCTCCAGGCGCACCCCGACGTCCAGGGTGTCTTCGCCGAGAACGACGAGATGGCGCTCGGCGCGCTCAAGGCGCTCGGTTCCAAGGCCGGCAAGTCCGTCTCGGTCATCGGCTTCGACGGCACCCCCGACGGACTGAAGGCGGTCAAGAACGGCACGCTGTACGCCTCCGTGGCCCAGCAGCCGACGGAGCTCGGCCGGATCGCGGTGGAGAACGCGCTCAAGTCCGCCGAGGGCAAGAAGGTCGAGAAGACCGTGATGGTGCCGGTGAAGGTGGTCACGGCGCAGAACGTGGCCGGGTTCACCGGCTGA
- a CDS encoding ribokinase, translated as MYDYDLLVVGSANADLVIGVERRPAAGETVLGSDLVVHPGGKGANQSVAAARLGARTALLARVGDDAHGRLLLDSQRAAGVDTAGVLVGGAPTGVALITVDPSGDNSIVVSPGANGRLTPEDVRAATPLVRASRVVSAQLEIPLETVVEAVRTLASGSRFVLNPSPPRPLPAEVLAACDPLIVNEHEARVVLGDGAGPEPEDWATALLALGPRSVVVTLGARGALVADADGAVRVPSVRVETVDTTGAGDSFTAALAWRLGLGEPLSAAAAYAARVGAVAVTRPGAQESFPTAEEVESL; from the coding sequence ATGTACGACTACGACCTGCTGGTCGTGGGCTCGGCCAACGCGGACCTGGTGATCGGGGTCGAGCGGCGGCCCGCGGCCGGTGAGACGGTGCTCGGCTCCGACCTCGTCGTCCACCCCGGCGGCAAGGGCGCCAACCAGTCGGTCGCCGCCGCCCGTCTCGGGGCCCGTACGGCCCTGCTGGCCCGGGTCGGCGACGACGCGCACGGCCGGCTGCTGCTCGACTCGCAGCGGGCGGCCGGCGTCGACACCGCGGGCGTGCTCGTCGGCGGGGCGCCCACCGGCGTGGCGCTGATCACGGTGGACCCGTCCGGGGACAACAGCATCGTGGTCTCCCCGGGCGCGAACGGCCGGCTGACGCCCGAGGACGTCCGGGCGGCCACGCCTCTCGTGCGGGCCTCCCGGGTGGTCTCGGCACAGCTGGAGATCCCGTTGGAGACGGTCGTGGAGGCCGTACGGACGCTCGCGTCCGGCAGTCGTTTCGTGCTGAATCCGTCGCCGCCCCGGCCGCTGCCCGCCGAGGTGCTGGCGGCCTGCGATCCGCTGATCGTGAACGAGCACGAGGCCCGGGTGGTGCTGGGCGACGGTGCGGGCCCGGAGCCCGAGGACTGGGCGACGGCCCTGCTCGCCCTGGGCCCGCGCTCGGTGGTCGTCACGCTGGGCGCGCGGGGCGCGCTGGTGGCGGACGCGGACGGAGCCGTGCGGGTGCCGTCCGTGCGGGTGGAGACCGTGGACACGACGGGTGCGGGGGACTCGTTCACCGCGGCGCTGGCCTGGCGGCTGGGGCTCGGCGAGCCGCTGTCCGCCGCCGCCGCGTACGCGGCCCGGGTGGGTGCCGTCGCCGTCACCCGGCCCGGTGCTCAGGAGTCCTTCCCGACCGCCGAGGAGGTCGAGTCGTTGTGA